The DNA window tcttattgttttttattttacagTTTATCAATCTGATTATTGAGTATTGcatttttctttgttaattatgatgCAGTGGCCAGGATCATACTGTGACACAAAGCATAGCTGCTGTTATCCGAAAACCGGAAAACCTATTGCAGATTTCACCATTTATGGACTTAGGCCTAACTACAATGATCCATCGTTTCCCTCAAACTGTGATCCTCATAGTGTCCTTGATAAATCTAAGGTATTTAATTGATGTTTATGATTTTATTAGTGCATTTCTCTACTGAAAAACTTATCTATAGtaaagttatatttaacttgTATAGATCTCGGATCTAGTTAAGAACTTGGAAAAGGATTGGCCATCTCTGAGCTGTCCAAGTATCAATGGTCTTAGATTATGGTCACATGAATGGATGCAACATGGTACTTGTTCAGAATCTAAGCTTATTCAACATAACTACTTTGAAACAGCTCTCAAACTCAAGAAAAAACTTAACCTCCTTCAGATCCTCAAGAATGCAGGTAACAAAACATGATTTTGAAGCATTTGATGAgtatatatttgaaaattttctaaTAATTTATTGGCAATGAATTTCAGGGATTGAACCGGATGATAAATTTTACAACCAATACAGCTTTTTAGATGCTATACAACAAGCTACAGGGTTTCTACCAGGAATAGAATGTAATAGAGATTCATCACATAACAGTCAGCTTTTGAAAGTTTACATGTGTGTGGATACTTCTGGCTCAAAGTTCATTGAGTGCCCTGGTGTTCCAATGGGTAGCTGTGGTGCTAAAGTACAATTCCCCAAGTTTTAAGATAATTTCTTTTGTTAAGCAAAACATGGTTTAATTAATTTAGATCTTCTAGTCACCATATTGTACTTCTAAGTCTAAACTATTATATCATTTCCATTCTCATCTTATTCTTGAAACATTAAAGCTTGTTTTAGTTTTTGACAGAGGTTCATTCATAAATAAAcactataaaaaatattaaatttgctACTATAATTTTGCTAAGAAAAGTAATGGCAGTTAATCTCAAATTTATTTAACACTATAGAAATATGAGGAAATAATTGTCTGATTGTTACTCAATACTCATAATTAAAGGAGTTATTGCTAGATTCACAATACAATAAAGTAAAGAGAGAAATTTAACTAAGCACCTAAAATCGAGTGGTAAACGAGTTTCTTCTTAAAAACGAAGGTTTGGAAAATATCGAATTCTGGATAGGAACGAACAATGCTTGGCCTATTTCCCTAAGAACTAGATATTATCTTTGGTTGATTTAATACtacctcaaaaaaaaaaagcaaaatacTTTTCGAGGTCTTATACCAACAAACATTTAATTATCTAGATTACATGGATGTTTGGGTCTAATTTTTAAAGCAATTGAGCCTTTTAATCACACTTGATTTATCGGGTTCAATAAAGGTATATCATTAAACTTTTCATATTGAttatttctaatttttctttattaCTCTTTATCTATTTCTCCCCTCATTATTTGTTTTCTTAACGACAACTACAATGTAATGAACCAACAATTTTACTATCTTATTTTTTGAGATTTACGACATGAATGACACACTACCAAAATTCAGGATTATCGttaaaaataaacattaaaataagtagtatattaaatttaagaaaaattgattaaataatgTAATTAACTACTTTACCACCAATCTAGCTCTGATATCAGACTATGTTAATGGATCTTAAAGTGAATCTTATTAAGGTGAGACacattataatattatataaatgcttatattataaaatactaatattaagaTTAATAGTATTATTTTTCTTACGAcggaataataatattatttttaaaatataatttatgatATAAGAGTAAAAATTAAAGTGGAAATTATTGAAGACATGTTTAGTATCTAATCATTAATGAAAGATGTCATCATTGGATTTTCTTTTGTCTCACTTTTTCTTTACATGTtctctctccaatattttcacttttattttaatttctccccctcaattttctttttccttttttattttgctaaacataaataaattaatgaatTGAATCTTTTTTAATGGAACCAAAAGGaacacataaaaattattttatgattattaaaaaattgttagtaattattaaaaaaaaaaaaaatttctactTTATTGACGCgtcactatcaacaaaatacatttttcatTTTAGCTAAcaatttatttgagacacaaaattcttttttcaaatgttaaaatttttatttttctcacggaGCATTATCAGCAAaacatctattttattttaattaacaattgtctttatttgagacacaaaattcttacttttaaatatcaatttttctatttttattacgtGGCACTATCAACacgatacctattttattttttattaacaattatatataaatacacaaatgaatgacaattttatatatatatatatatatatatatatatatatatatatatatatatatatatatatatatatatatatatatatatatatattcattgctACATAAGATCATTATTTAGCTTTGGTATGATTTTTACAATATCTATCTCAAAATCATATTACATTTTACCCATTATAACTTTGCACTTGTTTTTAATGTTATTGGACACAACAAGTTAGATCCAACCAACAAAATATGTATAAATGTTAATTTGCACTTGATAAAGTGACACTAGACACAATTAGTTAGatctaaacaaaaaaatatataaattgatcctttcaatgatgaaatattttaaatattaatatgtattGCAATTTTTTCATTGTAATATTATTGAAAAACCGATTCATTCTTACTCTAaagataatttattatttaataggtGTTGAGTTATCACTCATTTGCACATGTCTTTAATGTTGAGAATGTGAATGAAATATTTTATGAAGTGTCATGGGACACAACCAATTAAATTCTAAGCAGCAAAACATACATAAACCTAATTCTTAAATTGCAGTATAATTTTACACTACTAAATAATATTTactgtgcggacgcacgggtatattACTAGTTGTACATAAACATTAATCTTATGGAAAGATATACTTAAATACAAGAAAAAAGCTTGTTTGAGGCAGTTTTGAGAGCAAATGACGGCGGTTAAAACTTTTGCAAAACTGCCATCGCGACAGTTTGTCTACTGTCATTAAACTTGATGTTGCGAGTATTATTGGTGACGGTTTCAAAAACCATCAGGCAAACCGTCGTTAGGTTATTTACGACGGTTGTAAGCGCCTTTAAATGTCATGTACATTTTTATTATAGCTTTACTTAGCGACGGCCTTAGAACAAATTgcgaattttttttatcaaaacaaaTTGCGAATTAGTAACCGCTCTAAATATATTAActcttaataaaaaattaatcaataaaatagtTATATAATGATAAATAATACATTCAAAACATATCAAAATTCATAATTAGTTTATTCTTATAAGACATATTTacatatgaataataaaaattatgattAATAGTTATTTTGTTCCCTGCCATATGGTCGAGTTTTGAAAAATTTCTCTGTAAAAATAAAAGTTTGGATTCGCCCTCTAACATATGACGATTCCTCTATTTTGCCCCTTCAAGAtattcaatcataaaaaaaaatgacatgtaaaccatttttaaaatttttataataacATGGACTGTCTAATTGTCGACTTTTATTTATTTCTCACTTTAATTTTTGTAATGACATGGATTGTCTAATTgtcttttttattaattattctttttttaatgccacgtgacttttatttatttctcATTATTTAAGCTGGGAGTTTTAAAAGATAAATAGTCAAAATTTGCAAGCAATGAGAATTGAACTCAAATTCTTTCACAAACTAGCTCACAATGTTACCATTGCACCATGGTAATTGTTTTATTATGTTTTCTCGCGAAATTTATATACTCCCTCCGATCTTAATTATAAgcatatttgtaaaaaaaaaaaaaaaaaaactaccatTTAAGGAGGATGTCTCAATGCATTTAATTCTTGCACTCTTTCTAATTCTACTCTTATTTTTTGCTTGGAAAATTGTTGCAAacatttaaaatgtaaaaaattgtaggggtatattTGGAATAGTGACATTGAATGTAataaatatagattttttttGCTGATATTCAAGAccatagattttttttgttgcttaTATTTAAGACCGGAGGGAGTATTATATAATGATTGCAATTTCTCTAAATTCTTCTTAATCAAACCCACGTCTACAACCTTcaatgaaagagattttactatagtttgtgacttacacaagacaaaccaaacaccaagaacaaccctcttggattttcactaagtacaataagagaacaatcctcccttaatgactcacttgtttccaacaatcctggacaacaagatttcaaccaccaagaataatcctcttggatttactaacttgattatgagaacaatcctctcactaatcaacaacCCTTGCTTCCATCAATcatggatagcaagtcaataataacaaaatatatttgagtagaaatgttgatgaacattgtaactcggtgggagaactgacttcaTTTTTGCAAGCAAAGCAAGAGTCgctaccgacttttattttattcaatatcttggaagggcaaaaagaacagaaaaataccttttaagaaaaaacgggctcgggggtagattatgaaaagggaaggtgttaacatccttttcatccgtagttatctacgggctcttaatttgcttagctcatgtttgtttgtttaaaaaaagagagtttaaggactttagcttaaaagcgtagccttagtctttgaaaaAAGAGGTGCGAAAAGCTTTTTCTtaattgagcaagcaaattagaagcactaccctaagtttggtctttttctatgctttttactcTCCTAAGAGAGATAGGGCTATCCTTACCATTCAGGATAGGAAGTCCCGTTGATTGGATGTggcgggacaatcgaagggttatcgtaggtcgtttgaaggcaacaggatagaggtacctttagcaaattcgaagggacaatcatcgtttcgtaggcaaccattcgagggactagatcatatattcgtaggcaacatcgagggtcatcgagggacttatgatctttgtgatgatttttaatcgtcgggacttttgctaatgggtacctctatattcgagggacacggccatataatcgaaggcaaccgagAGAAGCGTACCCTAGGAGTGAGtatgtgtagcaatcacgtgtgttgtttcgaaatattttatctttttagttaGTGATCTAGATCGAGGTTGATTTCTTTTAACGCCCTAGTTTACTAACACACGCAGAT is part of the Vicia villosa cultivar HV-30 ecotype Madison, WI linkage group LG2, Vvil1.0, whole genome shotgun sequence genome and encodes:
- the LOC131646448 gene encoding ribonuclease 3-like; the protein is MKLSSISFLSKLLILQYLLLQCLSAQDFAFFYFIQQWPGSYCDTKHSCCYPKTGKPIADFTIYGLRPNYNDPSFPSNCDPHSVLDKSKISDLVKNLEKDWPSLSCPSINGLRLWSHEWMQHGTCSESKLIQHNYFETALKLKKKLNLLQILKNAGIEPDDKFYNQYSFLDAIQQATGFLPGIECNRDSSHNSQLLKVYMCVDTSGSKFIECPGVPMGSCGAKVQFPKF